A genomic stretch from Arachis stenosperma cultivar V10309 chromosome 3, arast.V10309.gnm1.PFL2, whole genome shotgun sequence includes:
- the LOC130970073 gene encoding probable glycosyltransferase At3g07620 has product MGNRRFLFLLGTMAVNFLLFQSILVPYGNGNSPWSLGPENYAHVHDNVSDLVSEISNNGGVFELRADTNNVQSFPDKKGEVKNYSLELVSVGSNKRSIAVLTKNSKNGFPVKQILESKGGISTVSQLLKNEKMDSSDSTPSYGNLTFLENSRPRNDLFASDNSTAANIPRTKKMRCNMPPKSRTLIQEMNRILIRRRAKSRAMKPRWSSKLDLEVLAARFEIEHAPIVTQDKELYAPLFRNVSMFKRSYELMERTLKVYIYKDGNKPIFHQPILKGLYAAEGWFMKLMEENKQFVVKDPAKAHLFYMPFSARMLEFSLYVRNSHNRTNLRRFLKDYTDNISAKYRYFNRTGGADHFLVACHDWAPYETRHHMEYCIKALCNSDVTQGFKIGRDVALPETYVRSVKNPQRDLGGKPPQERHILAFYAGNMHGYLRQILLKHWKDKDPDMKIFGPMPHGVASKMSYIQHMKSSKYCICPKGYEVNSPRVVEAIFYECVPVIISDNFVPPFFEVLDWDAFSLILAEKDIPNLKNILVSVPEEKYVKLQLGIRRVQKHFLWHTKPLKYDLFHMTLHSIWYNRVFQINVRR; this is encoded by the exons ATGGGAAACCGGAGATTTCTCTTTCTGTTGGGAACAATGGCTGTTAATTTCTTACTGTTTCAGTCAATACTTGTTCCATATGGAAATGGAAACTCTCCTTGGTCTTTAGGGCCAGAAAACTATGCTCATGTACATGATAATGTTAGTGATCTAGTCTCTGAGATCAGCAACAACGGTGGTGTTTTTGAACTTAGGGCAGATACAAATAATGTTCAGAGTTTTCCTGATAAGAAGGGTGAAGTTAAGAATTACAGCCTGGAGTTGGTCAGTGTAGGTTCCAATAAAAGGTCCATAGCAGTTTTGACCAAGAACAGTAAGAATGGTTTTCCAGTGAAGCAAATTTTGGAGTCAAAAGGGGGAATATCTACAGTTTCTCAATTgctgaaaaatgaaaaaatggATAGCTCAGACAGTACACCTTCATATGGTAATCTGACCTTTCTTGAAAATTCTCGCCCAAGAAATGATTTGTTTGCTTCGGATAATAGTACTGCAGCAAATATTCCTAGGACAAAGAAGATGAGGTGCAACATGCCGCCCAAATCAAGAACATTAATACAGGAGATGAACCGTATACTAATACGCCGCCGTGCTAAATCTCGTGCAATG AAACCACGGTGGTCTTCCAAACTTGACCTGGAAGTCCTTGCTGCAAGGTTCGAGATTGAGCATGCTCCGATAGTAACACAGGACAAAGAGCTTTATGCTCCTCTCTTTCGCAATGTTTCTATGTTCAAAAG GAGCTATGAACTCATGGAACGCACACTTAAGGTTTACATATACAAGGATGGAAACAAGCCCATCTTTCATCAACCTATTCTTAAGGGACTATATGCTGCTGAAGGCTGGTTTATGAAACTGATGGAGGAAAATAAGCAATTTGTTGTGAAGGATCCTGCAAAGGCACACCTGTTTTATATGCCATTTAGTGCGCGAATGTTAGAGTTCTCCCTTTATGTACGCAACTCGCATAATCGGACAAATCTTCGAAGGTTCTTGAAGGATTATACGGATAACATTTCTGCAAAATATCGTTACTTTAACAGAACTGGTGGTGCTGACCATTTTCTTGTTGCTTGCCATGATTGG GCTCCATATGAAACAAGGCACCACATGGAATACTGCATAAAAGCCCTCTGCAATTCTGATGTAACTCAAGGCTTCAAAATAGGAAGGGACGTTGCTCTTCCGGAAACTTATGTCCGATCAGTTAAAAATCCTCAGAGAGATCTTGGAGGAAAGCCTCCTCAAGAAAGGCACATTCTTGCATTCTACGCCGGAAACATGCACGGTTATTTGCGCCAAATACTGCTAAAGCACTGGAAGGACAAAGACCCTGACATGAAGATATTCGGCCCAATGCCACACGGTGTTGCCAGCAAGATGAGTTACATTCAGCACATGAAGAGCAGCAAATACTGCATATGCCCAAAGGGGTATGAGGTCAACAGTCCCCGTGTGGTTGAGGCCATATTCTATGAGTGTGTGCCTGTCATTATATCAGACAACTTTGTGCCACCTTTTTTTGAGGTTTTAGATTGGGATGCATTCTCATTAATCCTTGCAGAGAAAGACATTCCAAACTTGAAGAACATACTTGTTTCAGTTCCTGAAGAAAAGTATGTCAAATTGCAACTTGGGATCAGAAGGGTTCAGAAACATTTTTTGTGGCATACAAAGCCCTTGAAGTATGACCTATTCCACATGACACTCCATTCAATTTGGTATAACAGAGTGTTTCAAATAAACGTGAGACGATGA